Proteins found in one Pogoniulus pusillus isolate bPogPus1 chromosome 36, bPogPus1.pri, whole genome shotgun sequence genomic segment:
- the SLC35E2B gene encoding solute carrier family 35 member E2B, whose translation MSTVTSAQPPEEPNPPLLEEKPKGKLLFNLSSLFANRSEQFVIARSDSVPEENVLKITITETTVIESDLGIWNSHALIYLTLWFFFSFCTLFLNKYILSLLEGEPSMLGAVQMLSTTFIGCIKMFVPCCLYQHKTRISYPPNFIMIMLFVGLMRFATVVLGLVSLKNVAVSFAETVKSSAPIFTVIMSRMILGEYTGLLVNLSLIPVMGGLALCTATEISFNILGFSAALSTNIMDCLQNVFSKKLLSGDKYRFSAPELQFYTSAAAVVMLIPAWIFFMDVPVIGKSGRSFSYNQDVVILLVIDGVLFHLQSVTAYALMGKISPVTFSVASTVKHALSIWLSIIVFGNKITSLSAIGTVLVTIGVLLYNKAKQHQQETIHSLAAAAPQPAQSTTEDTEPLISKDLEPYD comes from the exons ATGTCGACTGTGACGAGTGCCCAGCCACCAGAGGAACCTAATCCTCCCCTCCTGGAAGAAAAACCCAAGGGAAAATTGCTGTTTAATTTGAGTTCACTCTTTGCTAACAGGAGTGAGCAATTTGTCATTGCCAGGAGTGACAGCGTGCCGGAGGAGAACGTCCTGAAAATAACCATCACGGAGACGACAGTCATCGAGTCAGACCTGGGCATCTGGAACTCTCATGCTCTCATCTACCTCACTCTGTGGTTTTTCTTCAGCTTTTGCACTCTTTTTCTTAACAAATACATTCTCTCTCTACTGGAAGGAGAGCCCAGTATGCTAG GTGCTGTTCAGATGCTTTCAACCACCTTCATTGGCTGTATAAAAATGTTTGTTCCATGCTGCTTGTACCAACACAAAACACGCATCTCTTACCCACCCAATTTCATCATGATAATGCTGTTTGTTGGATTAATGAG GTTTGCAACAGTGGTCTTGGGTCTTGTCAGCTTGAAAAATGTGGCAGTTTCATTTGCAGAAACTGTGAAAAGCTCTGCTCCTATTTTTACTGTTATCATGTCTAGGATGATACTAGGAGAATACACTG GATTGCTGGTGAATCTCTCTCTTATTCCTGTTATGGGTGGCCtggctctctgcacagccactGAAATCAGCTTCAACATTCTAGGTTTCTCAGCAGCTTTATCCACTAATATCATGGACTG tttGCAAAATGTCTTCTCCAAGAAACTGCTCAGTGGAGATAAGTACAGATTCTC aGCCCCAGAGCTTCAGTTCTACacaagtgctgctgcagtggttATGCTTATTCCAGCTTGGATATTTTTCATG GATGTGCCTGTGATTGGGAAAAGTGGGAGAAGCTTCAGCTACAACCAAGATGTTGTCATACTTCTGGTAATAGATGGAGTCTTGTTCCACCTACAAAGTGTTACAGCCTATGCCTTGATGGGAAAGATTTCTCCTGTGACTTTCAG TGTTGCTAGTACTGTGAAGCATGCCCTGTCCATCTGGCTAAGTATTATTGTGTTTGGTAACAAAATCACAAGCCTCTCAGCCATTGGCACTGTCCTGGTGACTATTGGAGTCCTACTCTATAACAAGGCAAAGCAGCATCAGCAAGAGACTAtccacagcctggcagctgcagccccacagcctgcacAAAGCACAACAGAAGATACTGAGCCACTAATTTCCAAGGATTTGGAACCTTATGATTAA